The DNA window ACAAGATGACCTGGTTCTCCCTTCTTTGTGTGAAGTCAATAGACCAGAGGAACCCATCTGTTGGTGTCTTTTGTTTAGCTGTCTACAATGATCTCTGTATTCCTTTCGGTTTGTCTTTGGCTGGTTATATACAATCTTCTTACCTTAGTCGGTTCTTCAGAGTGGTCACTTCCCTGGTCAAACCCTCATTGGCCTCAGACGCATCATCCAACTCCCGCTGCAGCTTGCGCCTTGATGCGTTTGCCCGGGTGGCTTCTTCTTCAGCTTCCTCCAGCTGCCTCTTTAGTTGTTTCATGCGAGCGTTGGCTTTCTCCATCTACAAAAAGGAAAAGTCAGGGCCCAAATTTTAAGAGGTCACCAGGGGGgcataaatattttgtatgtaatttaaCAAAGTGAATCGTCTGTCCCTGATAGAGTGATATGGGGACAAGGTGCTTTGTGAGAATCAGTTATGGTGCCCGAGTTAAggaatcaaatatttattaacccAGACGCTTCTCATGAATGTGTTGAAAACTTTCcctaaatgcaaacaaaataaaggtCATGAGTTTAGTGTGACATAACCAGAGCCTAACAATTATATCATAGATGTGCTTGGTAACCTTGTACCCCAGTGTTGTTAGCATCTGCTACCCCTTCCTCGGAAACACTGTCCCTTAATTCAACAAATCCTGTTACATTCCTGGACCAGTACAGCTCCAACTGTACTCCCTCCTTGCTAGCACTGTAGTGCTTATGGACCTGGCCCTGTGGTTCTGTCCCCACCAGCTTTCACTTTTTAGCCATTACAAAACACAAGGCTGTGGGATTTAAGAATAGCAAGGAGGAAAGGAAGGTGGAGACATGCATGCAGGGTAAGTGACAGCTGCCCATGGCCTGAAGTACAGGTAAAGCTGTATTGATCTGGAGATGTAACAAGGATATCTCTAAGCTTTAGTAAGGGCAACTAAATCAGAAGAAGTGGAAGAGTGGTCAGGTAAGAAGGTTATCTGCAGTTCAGTCCTAAATTGAACTTAGCTATTGAGCTATACCTTTATATAGAAGATGTTGTAAGCTATCCAATTGGCATCAGAAACTAGAGCCTGGAAATCTGACCTTTGAAAGGTAAAAGGTAAGTGGGCACAAACTCCACTGTTGGTCCACATGTCAGCCACATCTGCAGCACCGAGCCTGCAGAGACACTAGTCATATGGTTCTGTGGGTCAGATTCATGTGCATATGTTGCTTCAGGTTCCAATCCTTTAGAACCCTATGAAACGCTACAGAGCATGTGTGGTGCTGAAGAATTGCTACCAAAATGTTACAAACAGCAGAGTCCATGAGCACTATTTGCAAGATGAGAGTATCATTATTGCAAGCTTATCTGAAGAGATGGAGGAAAGGGTAAGTGCACTTTCCTTGATCCTTTAATATCCCTTTAAGTACTTCTTACACAGTCTGTCTGAATACAATAACTGTTTCTTTTTGTGACccagattattatatatatatatatatatatatatatatatatatatatatatatatatatatatatatatatttaattttattatatttatttaattttcctcTGGCTAGCGGTCTTTTACTTATTCCAACAAATAGAAAAAGGATGGAGGAAGGTAGGTTAAGTATTAATAAAATTAGTTAACTATATTTTTACGGCTGCTATTTAGGAATTACTATCTGTGACTTGTGTGAGAATAATAAAGGCTTACAGCAGCCTCTATATCCAGATGGGATATACTCTGCTACATAGAATAGATATAGCAAGAGCAATGGCAAAAGTCTTTTTAAACAGGGAAGTTGTGTGGTTCAATTGAAACCAGAGTCtctttcacattttcagtatAGTATTGGTTTATGGGGGGCGACAATCTGGCTGCAATAGGTAACTGCTGGTCCTTTTTTGACCAGATGTGTGGTCTATTATCCGTTTAATGCGCACCTGTTCTTTGTACTGGTCAGCATGTCGGCGCTCATCTTCCACCTGCATAAAGACCTCCTTCAGCTTCTTCTCAGTTCTGCGCACCAATTTATTAGACGCGGCTCTTTCCCTGCAGGAGGAAATAGGGGAATAATGTGTTATTGACTCCCAAAGTACccgaatgcatttttttattttattcattttttctacaGCTGATTAACCTACATGGACGAAACCCACTAGCCCAGTACTTTGGGCCCGCAGGGCTCCACTCCTCCCCTTCTGTTCTTACAGATACTCACTTGGCCTCCTGCTCCAGTTGCTCTTCCAGCTGTCCGATCTTTGCTTCCAGGGCAGCAATAGTGGCTTTAAACTTAGATTTGACAGTGCCCTCCAactcctgaagtttggctttCAGCTCCTTGTTTTGGCGCTCAAGTTGCTGTCGTGCGTTTTCACTCTTCTGGGCTGAACTGCGTTCTCCAGCAAGCTCAGCATTCAGAGTATCCACCTGGGTAGCAAATCAAAGTAAATAGCATCAGGATATTTCAAATCTACTGTAATGTTATGTTCTGGTATATAATGCAAGATAGGAAGCAGCACAAATCAGGCTAGAAGTAGCTGTTATCAGGGTCCTGTATATAGTTTGGGGAGATGTTCTTTTACCTGTAGAGTGGTTTTGCGGAATCGATCATTGAGAAGTTCCATGTTGCTCTGCTCCTCTTCTAACTCCTCCTCCAAATGAGAGATCCTTGCTTCCAAACGTCTCTTCTCATCCAGGAGGGCTGACCTGTCACAAATATGGAAAATTAGTCCTGCATTTTGGACAAAGAAGAGACCCACCAATGAGCACCTCACTGGGGAATATTTCTAGCAAGTAACAAATAGAAAAGACCAGTTCTGGGACGTCTTTTATCACACAAGACAAAAAAGGTTCTCCTCCAtttagctgggcataccacccggcacttttcagtaaccacccagctgtttttggtcacaatacagtggctgccactcgtccagcaaaaacaaaaattgtgggGAGAGTACTGTTCAAGGGCACTCCCACCATGACCCATGATTTCCTTTGCAGCAGAGGTTGTAGGTACTTCTCCTACGGTTGGGACTCCAAAAGGACACTAACACTTTAGCTTTACCATTCAGGACAAAATTGTAGTTTCTTAACAAGGACATAGTAATTTTCCCCCAAATCTCCTGCTTCTCCCCCACAAGTGGAGTAGGCTGATATAAGAGACTAGAGGGAATGGTTGAAGCTATATCGTCCTCCAAAAAGTGACATGGCTGGAATATACTGACTTGCCCCTAAGGTCTAAAGCACTGTCACATTAGGAGATCAAAAAGATCCACAATACTCAGAATCACCAGTTTCTCCTAGGAGATAGAGGTAATAGCAGAGAGCAAAGTGACAGTGTCCATTAGTAACtgcattatatgaatatttaaacagCATATTTAATCATTAAATGTCACTCACTTTCCTGAGGTGCTGTTTGAGATCTCATCAGCGAGTTCATCTCTCTCCTGCTCAGCATGGCGGCGAGCACGCTCAGAAGCTGCAAGGTCCTAGGGTAAACATATtgttaagaataaaaaagtgaGTCACTAAAGACCAATAAACAATTAACAAGTTACCTTGCAGATCAATGACCATTACCAGTCTCACACACAAAACAAGTAATCTAAGCCATGACTACTCTAGGTGTTTTACATTCAGCTCTATTGCAATGGTTTTAAAAGGATTATATGTGCAAATTTAAATGTGTTAGCAAGATgtactgtatgtttgttttttctttatacactttaaaaacttaTAGTAAGACCTTGGTGAAAATGTCTTCTTGTGTATTAATATACTGAGTTGTCTCCATCCAAGTTGTGAAAACAGAGGGATATCTTGAAAGTATTGCTCTATATCACTGCATCCTGTTAACACATACCTCTTGAAGCTGAAGAATTTCAGCTTCCAAGTTTTTCAGCTTCTTCTCATTCTCTTTAGACTGAGCAAAGATATCATCTCGAGATGCCCTAGCATCTTCAAGCTCCCGCTGGTAGTCCTTCATTTGAGCCTGCCGAGAAAAAgtgtgtaaataattaaaaatatataatgtgtaagaGGTGAATCCTATTACTTCACATTTGTTCTGCTGGATATCATCCACATTGATTTAAGTTACCTGAAGCTTGCGCAGCTGTTTGATGGCGTCTTCGCGGCCCTTATTGGCTGCCTCGATTTGAGACTCTAAATCCTTCAAATCCATTTCCAGTTTCTTCTTGGCAGCTACTGCCAGAGCTCGCTGTTTACGTTCATCTTCCAGTTCTGCCTCAAGCTCTCGAACCTTGGAAAAGTGAAAATATAAACTTGGTATTCTAAACAAGAATTCAATATCAACCGCAATTAAAGTAATACCCAGCAGGATAGGTTTCCTACCTGCTTGACCAACATGCGTTTCTTCTCTTCATTCTGCTCATCGCGGGTCTGTAGGTCTCGCTCAAACTGCGCCTTCATGGCTTGCATGTTAACTTCCAAGCGCAGCTTGGCATCTTCTGTGCCTTGCAGTTCATCCTCCAGTTCTTCCAGCTGAGTTCTCATTTCTTCCACCTGCTGCTCAAGGGCCCGCTTTGATTTTTCCAACTCGTGAACCTGGTAAGATATGACAAAATGCAGGTCTGAAGCATTTATTTTCCATCGCACAGAAAGGTCTGCAATACTCAGAGGACAAAGGCTAATAACCTATAACCAAAATATTACACCAAGTCTAATGTTTCATACACACAAATATCCTGATATCCTCTGCCAAAACTGAAGACCCAACTCAGATCTTCCTACTTCTTGACATAACTGCAATCCCTTAAGAAAGTGTGTTTGCTTTTCAGTGGACAAGTATGTGAGCCAAGACTGTATGAGAGGACCCAAAAGGGTGTCTGTAATAGTCAGGGATTACAGAAAATGGTGGATTTGCCTATTATTCAACCCAAAAGTTAAGCCAAAAGCAGCAAGTCTGTAGGTAAAGCAATGGAGGGGTACTAATGTGTGCAACAAATAACCACAATGCCCTCTACTAAACTTTTGATCCATTTGGCtgaacatattttcattttgataACTTACATTCTTCCCCACATCATCTTTGGAGCTCATCAGATCTTCCATCTCAGCTCTCAGCTGCTTGTTCAGCCTCTCAAACTCATCCCGAGACTCCAGAGCCTCTTCCAGGGCCCTGGCTAGAGACAAAGCTTTGGTCTCCTTCTCCCGTGCATCTGCCTCAGCCCGATCACGTTCCTCAGCGCATCGGGCAGAGATGGTCTTCTCTTCAGCAAGAAGCTGGTGGGAGAAACAGATCGAActcaggtttttaaaaaaaaaaaaaaaaaaaaaaaaacaaagaaaatttttttctctcctgaagtaccagacataagttcatcaactAACCTGGTCAAACTTCTTCTGTTTCTTCTCCAGGTTGGACACAATCTGCCGCTGGTGATCCAAGTCAACCATCAAGTCATCCAGCTCCTGCTGAAGTCTATTTTTGGTCTTCTCCAGCTTCTCATAAGCCAGGCCCTTTTCCTCCAAGCGCTGTCCCATAAGCTCCATGTCTTTCAAAAGTTTCTTTTTCACCTCCTCTAACCCTTCAATGGTGCCCACATCATCTTCCACCCTTTTCTTAGAATCTGCAAGCTGGTTTGAAATACAGAACAGTAGTCAGctgatgttatttaaaaaaaagactgcaaatgGCTTCTGATTGGTGAAGACTAGTTACAGGCAGGATATGTTCTTCATAATGCAGGactaaaaacacaatgctttggGGGGGGAAAGGTACCTGAGCCTGGAGGCTGACTATCTGTTTCTCCAGGGCTTTGCGtgcctcctcttcttcctcctgctgctccAGAAGATTGCCTTTCTCCTCTTCTAGCTGTCGGATACGGCTGCTAAGGTTCAGCTTTTGCCGAGTCTCTTCCTGCAGCAACTCCTGTAAAAAGTGACAACATAGACATTAAGAGGTGTATATACTTGTAAAGGAAGCCTTTAAGGGTATCAGTGCTCAGTAGGAATTACTAAACTATTGTTCTACTCATCCATGTCTTTGTCTGTTTCAAATGTTTACTGACCGAATATGGCTAAACTGCTGCATAACTTCTGTAGCTTAGTTTGCattgtatagaatttttttttcatcttaacaTCTATTAAGACTCTGTTTTATAATCTTCACTGGAGAAACACTCTAGCCAACTGTTAACAATGCTGAACAGACCTGTGTGTCCTGCAGCTGGGATTCCAGACCAGCAACGTCCTTGACCAGTTTAATCCCTTTTTTCTCAGCTTCTTCCAACAAGGTTGATACATTCTCCAGTTCATtctgtaaaatgttaatattaaaaaaatattcataaagatTACATCTTAACCTACAGGCAAgcaaatgcaaatttaaaaaatgcaaacaacaacaaaagcaatgcaaatttaaacaatataaaacaagatttatacACGAGAAAAGTGTAGTTTGGGAGTTTAAGTGGATAGGCCGACATGTAGCTAAATAGCCTTTCAGTTATGTTTTATGCCAACAATTTTTAAATCCAAATAAAGTATATGAGTAAAATTCACAATTAGCATCAAACATGAAAGATTTGGATTCAATTCTAAATTCATGATTTTACCATCTCTGGCTTTGTAGGTAGGATAATGTACCTGAAGTTTGTTGGTCTTCTCTGCCAGCTCAGCACGCAATCTGTCCCCTTCAGACACCTTGGCGTGCAGCTCCTGAACCTGACCCTCCAGCTTCTTTCTCTTGTACTCCGACTCAGCTTTTTGTTGCTGAAGAACCTTCACCTCACCGACCAGCTCCTTGTTCTCAGACTCCAGAGTCTGCTTGTTCTTCTCCAGGTTCCCTTTGAACTGTGCAGGACAAAAggataataaaatgatgaaactACTTAATGTTTATGTAATACCATGACACCCAAATAGGATCCAAGAGTAACTCAGACTCATGACTGGATCTGTAAAATCCTAAGACTATCCCTTACTGATCTCATAGAACTCTTTAATAGGTCTTCCAGCTCAAGGCCTCTCATCTTAAACCTTACCCTCTTGGCCTGCTCAAGCTGTTCTGACAGCTCCTCCAGGGCCGTGGCTTGACGTTGCCTCATTTCCTGGATTTGAGCCTCATGGTTTTTGGTTTCTTCCTCAATGTTCTTCTTCAGCTCAGCCACTTCCTGCTCACGTTTGGTCCttgaaaaagaataaacaaaatcaTTGCACTTAACAAAGCCACATCTCACAAAATTGGGGCTAGCCCAAAGGTCAGAAAAGACAACTAAAAGATAGAGATTGCTTTATTTCTATACCTTAGTTCCTGCTGGGCAGCAGTGGTGTCCAGAGTGTCCTCTAGCTCTGTCTTTAGTGCTTCAAGCTCCTCGCTCAGGTCCCTTTTTTGTTTCTCCGCTTTGTTACGGGAAGCCTTCTCAGATTCCAGGTCTTCTTGTAGTTCAGCAATCTGGGCTTGTAACTCCCGCACCAGCTTCAGAGCATTGTTCTTCTGTACCACCTCCTCATCTCCCCTATCACGGGATAAATGAAGACAATCAGTTAATGAGGTTAAAACAGAGGGTTTTATGTAAATCACTAAATATTATGTcaaagttctttttattattaacgAAGTTCCTTACACACATCTACAGATACTCCATTGCATTCCTATATTATTCCATTGTTCCGGCAGAACTTCTAGTAATACCCCATCCATataggtatggaggagcatgtcaCCATCTCTTAGAATTCAGTGGGACTGGCTGCTTTTCTACACATATAGATGTGACATGTATGTGGTCCAATACTAGAACTCATTGTGGACTAGAATTTATTGTGGAGCTTCTTTAATCACCTGGCTAGAGCAGCTTGTAGTTCCTCTTCTTTTTTAGCCAACTGTAACTTCAGTTCTTCGATCTGAGCTTGCAATTCAGCAATTTGGTCCGCAAGGTCAGAGGTCTCCCCATCAAGCTTCCTCTTGGCCTTCTCTAACTCCTGTCGTGTCTTCTCCTCCTTCTTTAACCTCTCTACAGGTCAGCAAAAAAATGATGAGAAACCACACAAAAATGTAATCCTGACAAAGCACGGTTGactagaaaataaagaataaaatagacCACAATATACCTTCTAGGTCAGTGATCATCATCTCCTGCTTGTTTTTCAGCTTGGCCAAGTTTTTggctttctcttcttcctccgcTAGCTGTGCAGTGCATTCTGCTATCCTCTCctctgttagttttttttcctatggaGTAAAATTTGGGAAATCAGAAAggtgcaatgcatacagaggagggggaatgttccctatttaccccggcggcagtAGTGTTAATGTCGgtcacggtaaatagggaagggagccacaacacggaggctgaAGAGCCACAGGTGGCTAtagctccagtagtttgttctggctccgcCACGGGTTGCCGTCTGGGATTAGGCctgatcagccagggggcgttaggccggcaaaaaactaccggctaggccgtatctggcctaaagcctggaagtttgcctacctctgtgtTAATAGGAGGTGGGAGTTATCTTCTTTTCCTAATGTAACTTCTCATGGCAGGAAGCCATTTTCCTGTAACCTCAACAATTGTATTTTCTGACCAGGGATATTGGTATCTGTTCAAGGTCCATATATGAAATATAGGAAGGAGTATTCtatgtgcaataaaatgtaatttgctatttttctCCTATGTAGCCTTTAAAAACACGAATGATAACCCTGGTAGTTATTGCCAGGGTTacctaatgttaaaaaggttgagaaacactgatctagacctACAACTTAGCTACTTATTTTTACCAAGATGTATCTTGTGATTGAAGAATTCTGTCATGCTTCTTTTCTAAATGAAGAAATTCCAAGAGCCAGACCTAATCTTAAGCCAAAGTTGACTATATTTGGGTAAACATTGGTAGGAGTTTGAACATACTGTAATGGGACATGCTATGACCTGGAGACCATGCACGTTTCTCGAACTTAGTCAGAGCAAAGAGCCCATAGATAAGCCATCCTCAGTTGGAGgtgaatatgtatgtaaaaaaaaacatatatatgtaagtaTGGAATGTACCTCACATCATCACCACCCGTAGTAGTAGGCAAGCCTAAAACACAGCTATGTGGAATTCCATTGTCATATTAAGTTAACACTATAGGCAAAGTGCTTTGGGACACAAAGAAACTTTTGATGTCTCTAATCCTTAGGTCCTAAGGATGAGTATTAACTATACATGATGTGCTGTTCACTTGCTGCTTCTGTGCAATGTTTATTAGCTACATTTTAGCTTGCCAAAGGTCAAGCCAGCCTGCGCATTATTACAAACAAGCCAATAAGTTATTTAGGTTTGCATGGTAATATTATCAGTTCCTTCTGATCATTGTACCAGGACTCATTTTGTATAGCCATTTTTGCTGCATAATGTGTCCCACCTTCAAAAACTTGGAGTTCTGGTCCTCTAGTAGAAGTATGtcctcttccatcttctttaTCTTTGCTTCTGCTGTTACTTTCTCCAGCTGTAATTTTTGTCGAGCTGCCTCTTCCTCGTCTAGCTGTTCCTCCAGATCCTTTGTTGGACCATACAAAAGAGTATAGTATTATACAGAGTCAAATAATGATATATGAAATGTGATCAAACTAAACAATGCATGTTCAGCTAAATATTTGGGTAGGTAATGGAAAGTTAAGCAGCCACACAAGACCGATGGTTCAGGACAGCATTTAATCTATGTTCTTAATATGTTCTTTCTGAATGATGGACAGAGATGATGAAGAGGATCCATACCTGGATATGGGACTGCATCTTCTTTTTCTCATTCTGCAGAACCTGAtttctttcctcctcctcctccattcgGATCTCCATGTCTCTTAGAATCTCCTCCAGCTCCTGTTTCTTGACCGCTAGACGGGCCCTCATCTCCTCAGCCTCTGCAAACAGTTCCGTCTCTGCCTGGAGTTGCTCGGCCAGAATGTTCTTCTCCTCTACCAGctgagttaaaaaaatacaaaatgtcagaCCTAGGGACATTCTATAAACcgttcctccaaaaaaaaaaaaaatacctttagtgTTTCCAAAAGtctgtcttttaaaataaatttactgtaGGACtaccaacaaaaaacaaattaaaaagatttaacTAATGTTAT is part of the Pyxicephalus adspersus chromosome 3, UCB_Pads_2.0, whole genome shotgun sequence genome and encodes:
- the MYH10 gene encoding myosin-10 isoform X2 is translated as MSRVGQDDPERYLFVDRDVVYNPATQADWTAKKLVWVPSERHGFEAACIKEERGDEVVVELAENGKKAMVNKDDIQKMNPPKFSKVEDMAELTCLNEASVLHNLKDRYYSGLIYTYSGLFCVVINPYKNLPIYSENIIEMYRGKKRHEMPPHIYAISESAYRCMLQDREDQSILCTGESGAGKTENTKKVIQYLAHVASSHKGKKDHTIPTESPKAIKHQGELERQLLQANPILESFGNAKTVKNDNSSRFGKFIRINFDVTGYIVGANIETYLLEKSRAIRQAKDERTFHIFYQLLAGSGEHLKSDLLLESVNNYRFVSNGYLPIPGQQDKDNFQETMEAMHIMGFSHEEILSMLKVVSSVLQFGNIVFKKERNTDQASMPENTAAQKLCHLLGLNVMEFTRAILSPRIKVGRDYVQKAQTKEQADFAVEALAKATYERLFRWLVHRINKALDRTKRQGASFIGILDIAGFEIFELNSFEQLCINYTNEKLQQLFNHTMFILEQEEYQREGIEWNFIDFGLDLQPCIDLIERPANPPGVLALLDEECWFPKATDKTFVDKLVQEQGTHSKFQKPRQLKDKADFCIIHYAGRVDYKADEWLMKNMDPLNDNVATLLHQSTDKFVAELWKDVDRIVGLDQVAGMTETAFGSAYKTKKGMFRTVGQLYKESLTKLMATLRNTNPNFVRCIIPNHEKRAGKLDPHLVLDQLRCNGVLEGIRICRQGFPNRIVFQEFRQRYEILTPNAIPKGFMDGKQACERMIRALELDPNLFRIGQSKIFFRAGVLAHLEEERDLKITDIIIYFQAVCRGYLARKAFAKKQQQLSALKVLQRNCAAYLKLRHWQWWRLFTKVKPLLQVTRQEEELLAKDEELLKVKEKQSKAEGELVEMERKHQQLVEEKNILAEQLQAETELFAEAEEMRARLAVKKQELEEILRDMEIRMEEEEERNQVLQNEKKKMQSHIQDLEEQLDEEEAARQKLQLEKVTAEAKIKKMEEDILLLEDQNSKFLKEKKLTEERIAECTAQLAEEEEKAKNLAKLKNKQEMMITDLEERLKKEEKTRQELEKAKRKLDGETSDLADQIAELQAQIEELKLQLAKKEEELQAALARGDEEVVQKNNALKLVRELQAQIAELQEDLESEKASRNKAEKQKRDLSEELEALKTELEDTLDTTAAQQELRTKREQEVAELKKNIEEETKNHEAQIQEMRQRQATALEELSEQLEQAKRFKGNLEKNKQTLESENKELVGEVKVLQQQKAESEYKRKKLEGQVQELHAKVSEGDRLRAELAEKTNKLQNELENVSTLLEEAEKKGIKLVKDVAGLESQLQDTQELLQEETRQKLNLSSRIRQLEEEKGNLLEQQEEEEEARKALEKQIVSLQAQLADSKKRVEDDVGTIEGLEEVKKKLLKDMELMGQRLEEKGLAYEKLEKTKNRLQQELDDLMVDLDHQRQIVSNLEKKQKKFDQLLAEEKTISARCAEERDRAEADAREKETKALSLARALEEALESRDEFERLNKQLRAEMEDLMSSKDDVGKNVHELEKSKRALEQQVEEMRTQLEELEDELQGTEDAKLRLEVNMQAMKAQFERDLQTRDEQNEEKKRMLVKQVRELEAELEDERKQRALAVAAKKKLEMDLKDLESQIEAANKGREDAIKQLRKLQAQMKDYQRELEDARASRDDIFAQSKENEKKLKNLEAEILQLQEDLAASERARRHAEQERDELADEISNSTSGKSALLDEKRRLEARISHLEEELEEEQSNMELLNDRFRKTTLQVDTLNAELAGERSSAQKSENARQQLERQNKELKAKLQELEGTVKSKFKATIAALEAKIGQLEEQLEQEAKERAASNKLVRRTEKKLKEVFMQVEDERRHADQYKEQMEKANARMKQLKRQLEEAEEEATRANASRRKLQRELDDASEANEGLTREVTTLKNRLRRGGPMSFSSSSSRSGRRPLQIEGTSIDLSDDETESKTNEVNETSASSPAE
- the MYH10 gene encoding myosin-10 isoform X3 — encoded protein: MSRVGQDDPERYLFVDRDVVYNPATQADWTAKKLVWVPSERHGFEAACIKEERGDEVVVELAENGKKAMVNKDDIQKMNPPKFSKVEDMAELTCLNEASVLHNLKDRYYSGLIYTYSGLFCVVINPYKNLPIYSENIIEMYRGKKRHEMPPHIYAISESAYRCMLQDREDQSILCTGESGAGKTENTKKVIQYLAHVASSHKGKKDHTIPGELERQLLQANPILESFGNAKTVKNDNSSRFGKFIRINFDVTGYIVGANIETYLLEKSRAIRQAKDERTFHIFYQLLAGSGEHLKSDLLLESVNNYRFVSNGYLPIPGQQDKDNFQETMEAMHIMGFSHEEILSMLKVVSSVLQFGNIVFKKERNTDQASMPENTAAQKLCHLLGLNVMEFTRAILSPRIKVGRDYVQKAQTKEQADFAVEALAKATYERLFRWLVHRINKALDRTKRQGASFIGILDIAGFEIFELNSFEQLCINYTNEKLQQLFNHTMFILEQEEYQREGIEWNFIDFGLDLQPCIDLIERPANPPGVLALLDEECWFPKATDKTFVDKLVQEQGTHSKFQKPRQLKDKADFCIIHYAGRVDYKADEWLMKNMDPLNDNVATLLHQSTDKFVAELWKDVDRIVGLDQVAGMTETAFGSAYKTKKGMFRTVGQLYKESLTKLMATLRNTNPNFVRCIIPNHEKRAGKLDPHLVLDQLRCNGVLEGIRICRQGFPNRIVFQEFRQRYEILTPNAIPKGFMDGKQACERMIRALELDPNLFRIGQSKIFFRAGVLAHLEEERDLKITDIIIYFQAVCRGYLARKAFAKKQQQLSALKVLQRNCAAYLKLRHWQWWRLFTKVKPLLQVTRQEEELLAKDEELLKVKEKQSKAEGELVEMERKHQQLVEEKNILAEQLQAETELFAEAEEMRARLAVKKQELEEILRDMEIRMEEEEERNQVLQNEKKKMQSHIQDLEEQLDEEEAARQKLQLEKVTAEAKIKKMEEDILLLEDQNSKFLKEKKLTEERIAECTAQLAEEEEKAKNLAKLKNKQEMMITDLEERLKKEEKTRQELEKAKRKLDGETSDLADQIAELQAQIEELKLQLAKKEEELQAALARGDEEVVQKNNALKLVRELQAQIAELQEDLESEKASRNKAEKQKRDLSEELEALKTELEDTLDTTAAQQELRTKREQEVAELKKNIEEETKNHEAQIQEMRQRQATALEELSEQLEQAKRFKGNLEKNKQTLESENKELVGEVKVLQQQKAESEYKRKKLEGQVQELHAKVSEGDRLRAELAEKTNKLQNELENVSTLLEEAEKKGIKLVKDVAGLESQLQDTQELLQEETRQKLNLSSRIRQLEEEKGNLLEQQEEEEEARKALEKQIVSLQAQLADSKKRVEDDVGTIEGLEEVKKKLLKDMELMGQRLEEKGLAYEKLEKTKNRLQQELDDLMVDLDHQRQIVSNLEKKQKKFDQLLAEEKTISARCAEERDRAEADAREKETKALSLARALEEALESRDEFERLNKQLRAEMEDLMSSKDDVGKNVHELEKSKRALEQQVEEMRTQLEELEDELQGTEDAKLRLEVNMQAMKAQFERDLQTRDEQNEEKKRMLVKQVRELEAELEDERKQRALAVAAKKKLEMDLKDLESQIEAANKGREDAIKQLRKLQAQMKDYQRELEDARASRDDIFAQSKENEKKLKNLEAEILQLQEDLAASERARRHAEQERDELADEISNSTSGKSALLDEKRRLEARISHLEEELEEEQSNMELLNDRFRKTTLQVDTLNAELAGERSSAQKSENARQQLERQNKELKAKLQELEGTVKSKFKATIAALEAKIGQLEEQLEQEAKERAASNKLVRRTEKKLKEVFMQVEDERRHADQYKEQMEKANARMKQLKRQLEEAEEEATRANASRRKLQRELDDASEANEGLTREVTTLKNRLRRGGPMSFSSSSSRSGRRPLQIEGTSIDLSDDETESKTNEVNETSASSPAE